One Candidatus Goldiibacteriota bacterium genomic window, CTTCTTACAGCCATCGAAACTCCAGCAATAGCCAGCAGTATTATCGCCACATCAATAAACTTTAACCGCTGTAACCTATAAAAAAAAGCGTCAAAATCTATACCGGTTTCTATTCTGAAATTACGTACAAGCGCGCCCAGTTGTCCGGAAAAACCAACCGCAAGTACTATCAGGCTTAGTATTAAAAGAAAAACCCACCTTTTTATCCTTATCCCCGGATAAAGCCATTTATCAAATCTAGCCATTCTTTTTTCCTTTAAACATATACAACATCATCTTTTCATTAAGTTCTTTCGCGGGATTGTGCCCTTTCTGCCGTAATCTCTGATTCATTGCCGCCACTTCCACAATTATGCTTAAGGTCCTGCCCGGTTTTACCGGAAGGACTATTTTTGGCACCTGCACACCAAGTATGTCCTGCATCTGCTCTTCTATTCCAAGCCTTTCGTAATCTTTGCCTTTTTCCCACTCTTCAAGGTGAAGCACAAGTTCCACTTTCTGATAATCCCTGACCGCGCCCACGCCAAAAAGCGTCCTTACGTCTATTATGCCCACTCCTCTGATTTCCATATGGTGCTGTACAACGCTCATTCCCCTTGCTTCAAGTTCGCCTTCCCCAAGCCTTGTAACTTCTATCAGGTCATCCGCTACAAGCCGGTGCCCTCTTTTTACCAGTTCTAAAGTTACTTCACTTTTTCCAATTCCGCTTTTGCCCGTTATTAAAACTCCCAGCCCGTAAACATCAACAAAAGTTCCGTGCATGGTGATTTTTGGAGCCAGTTTTTTTTCAAGGTATATCATCGTGGCGCTGATAATTTTTGTAGTAAAAAGGGAAGATTCAAAAACAGGCGTTTTGTATTTTTTTGCAAGAAGAAGGAATCCGGAAGGCGCCTTTAAATTTCTTGAAATTATCACGCACGGGACATTCTGTTTAAAAATCTCGCCCATAACCCTGTCGGCTTTTACACTTCCAAGTTTCTTTATATACGTGAATTCGGTCTTTCCAAAGACCTGAATGCGCTCATATGGGAAATATCCAAAAAAACCGGCCAAAGCAAGCCCCGGCCGGTTTATGTCTGATACCACTATTTTTTTTTTATCAAGATATTCTTCGCCCGCTAAAATGTTAAGGCGGAATTTTTCATTATTATCTTCAAAGAACTCCTTGACGGTTATAAAATCCATCAACTACCTCCTAAGGAGCCGCATATCACTGTTTTGTCTTTTCTTCCTCTTCTATTATCTGGATAACCGCTTCCTTGTCGGCTGCATCAAGGATTTTCTTCCTGTAATACTTATTCTTAAGAAAGTTGCTTACCCTTGC contains:
- the hprK gene encoding HPr(Ser) kinase/phosphatase, with translation MDFITVKEFFEDNNEKFRLNILAGEEYLDKKKIVVSDINRPGLALAGFFGYFPYERIQVFGKTEFTYIKKLGSVKADRVMGEIFKQNVPCVIISRNLKAPSGFLLLAKKYKTPVFESSLFTTKIISATMIYLEKKLAPKITMHGTFVDVYGLGVLITGKSGIGKSEVTLELVKRGHRLVADDLIEVTRLGEGELEARGMSVVQHHMEIRGVGIIDVRTLFGVGAVRDYQKVELVLHLEEWEKGKDYERLGIEEQMQDILGVQVPKIVLPVKPGRTLSIIVEVAAMNQRLRQKGHNPAKELNEKMMLYMFKGKKNG